The window AAAACCGTTACAATCTAGGAAAAGGCGTTATTCCCGCACAGGAAGTTTTCCCTGCAAAGAATACGTACAACCCGACTTATGAAGTGGCTTATTGGGATTGGGCACTGAAAGTTGCTCAACAATGGAAGGAAAGATTGGGGCAGCCTAGAGATAAAAAATGGGATGAGGTTATTGCAAAACTAGCCCCGCTTCCTATTCAGGATGGCGTTTATTTATCAACCGAATCTGCAAAAGATTCTTTCACTTTTCCGAAATGGATGACTGATCATCCGGCTGTTCTGGGAGCATTAGGAATGGTTCCTGAATCCCCGAAACTGGATAAAAAAATTATGAAAAACACACTGGACATTGTTTGGGAAAGATGGAACTGGGAACACACCTGGGGTTGGGATTTCCCGATGACGGCCATGAACGCCGCAAGACTGGGGCTTCCAAATAAAGCTCTGGATGCACTTTTTATGAATATTCAGACTAATACCTATCTTAAAAACGGTCATAATTTTCAGGATAAACGTCTTCGTATTTATCTTCCCGGAAACGGAGGTGTTTTAACGACTGTTGCCATGATGCTCGAAGGCTGGGACAGTTCCAAAGGTAAATTTCCGGGTTTTCCAAAAGACGGTTCATGGAAAATAAAAGCGGAAGGTTTTAAAAAGATGCCTTAAATTTCATATTCATATAGTAGTAGTAGTTAGAGTCTGCCTTAGGGTGGGCTTTTTTTATGCACTAGTTTTAATTTTTTCAAATCCAAAGGCTGATAAATTCCGGCTAAACAGTTCACCGAAAGTACAGGACAGTCTGTTGATATGTTTAAACTAAATTAGCCGTAAATCAGATGAGATGGACAAACCCAGACACTTTACACGCAGAGACTTTTTACAGACTTCAGCCCTTGGGATCACAGCTGGGGTTCTGGGGTTGTCATTTACAGGTTCATCTTCCGACAAACCTTATTTCGGTTTAAAACCAATTGGGCGTACCTTTTCATTGGAGAACTATTACATTTGGTGTAATTCTCCAATCTGGGGCGAAGACGGTAAGGTTCATCTTTTTTATTCAAGATGGAAAAAAGAAAAAGGGATGGGCGGCTGGCTCAACGGTTCTGAAATCTGCCGTGCAGAAGCAGATTCTCCCTATGATGAATTCAAGCATAAACAAATTATTCTTACCCCTAGAGGCGGCGAATTCTGGGATGCCACGACCTGTCATAATCCTTTAATTACCAAAGTAAAAGATGAGTATTATCTTTTCTACATGGGTAACCAAAACGGAAAAACAAATACCAAAAGAATAGGGCTTGCCACTTCAAAAAGTCTTGACGGAGATTGGGCAAGGCCGCAAAAACCTCTGCTACTTCCCGGAGAAAAAGGCGCATGGGACGACCATTGTACTACCAATCCTGCTTTTATAAAAGGAAATGATGGAAAATTCTGGCTTTTTTATAAATCCTGGAACACCGAAGAATATGAAAACCAGAAAGGTCCGGTAAGAGGAAACCGAAAATACGGACTGGCAAAGGCTGATCACCCTTCAGGTCCTTACGAGAAAATGAAGAAAAATCCAGTCATCGATTTTTCATTACAGCCTGACAATGCCCAGCTGGAAGATGCTTTTATCTGGAAACAACATGGAAAATTTCATATAGTAGCCCGTGATATGGGGTTCTTTAACCATGAATACGGTTTACATTTAACTTCCAGGGATGGCCTTAACTGGTCCAAACCGAAAATTGCTTACCTTGATATGAAAAGTTATATTAAGGAACCTGTACCATCCAGTCATTTAAAACGATTCGGAAGATTAGAACGTCCCATGATTTTAATGGACAAAGACGGTATAACCCCTAAATTCCTGTTTGGAGCAACACAGGGAGGAAAGTTTGAAACTTCTACCTCTTTTGTCTTTGAAATTACAAGCACTACAATTTAATTCTCAATTCCTTCTTTGTTTCTTTTACTTTTCTAATTACCATGTCAAGGTATATTATTAAGTTTTTTGCATATTGTATTTAACTTTGTATACTAAAATTCTATTTTTCCGTTATAATTTATAGTAAAACCATTGCAATTACAATTAATATTATAAATATTTGTAACTTGCCTTAGCCCGTTCGTTAACCTTTAAATTATTCTTTAAACTGAAATAAACATCTCCTACTTTAACATCATGGCAGAAACATTTGAAATAATAATCAATGAGCATTCCAGAGTTCCTAAATATAAACAGATTGTAGATTCTATTCTCAATGGAATTGATAGCGGAGAGATTAAGATTGGTGAGAAAATCCCTTCTATAAATGAACTCAGCGAGTCGTGCTTTCTTTCAAGAGATACGGTAGAAAAAGCGTATAAAGAACTCCGGAAAAGACAAATCATCGAATCTGTAAAAGGAAAAGGATATTATATTTCACGGATTAATAAAAATGATGTGATCAATATTTTCTTCCTGATCAACAAACCGAGTACTTATAAAATGATGATTTATAATTATTTCGTCAATGCAATCGGTACCAAAGGCAATATTGAGATGTATATTTACCACTGTGACGAAACACTTTTCATTAATTCTTTAAAAAAGAATCTTGGCGGATTTGACTATTACGTGATTATGCCCCATTTCCGTGACGAACAGTCTAAACATACCAGCTCAACACAGCAGGTTTTAGATATGATTGAACAGATCCCGAAAAACAAGTTGCTGTTGTTAGACAATACCAAGCCTAATATTTCCGGAGAATACGGCTCTATTTTTCAGGATTTCGAGCATGATATTTATAATGCTTTAAAGGAAGGTTTAGACAAAATAAAGAAATACGAGAAGATAATTTTAGTGTATCCCGACAAATCCATTCATCCCTACCCTTTCCGTATTGTACGGGGTTTTGAGAAGTTTTGTAAAGATTTTACACTGGATTATGAAATTCTTGACGAAATTTATCCCGATATGGAATTGCAGGATAAAGATATTTTCATCACGATTCGGGAACGGGATCTGGTGAACCTGGTTAAGCAAATCCGACAGAAAAACCTTGAACTAGGCAAAGACATCGGAATTATTTCCTATAATGAAACGCCTCTTAAAGAACTACTGGGAATTACGGTAATTACTACAGATTTTAAAGCTATGGGAGAATCTGCTGCCTATATGATTCTGAAAAATAAAAAAGAATCTGTGAATAACGTCTTTAAGTTTATTCAGAGAGATTCTTTATAAATAGTTATGCAATCGATTACACGAATTATACTTTCGAATTTAGAATAAAAACACTTTTAAATACTATCAAAATATATTATTCAATTATGATTAAAAAATTAATTTTTGCCATTGGTTTTATGATGGCAATAAGTATTTCAGCACAGAAAATAAGTGATAAGGAGGCTGTAAATGCTGTTGCCGAAAAGTTCAGATTAGCGATGATAAGCGGAGAAAAATCTGATTTAGAATCTTTAATCCTGCCGGAATTAACTTACGGACATTCAGGAGGCCATATTGATGATGCCAGGGAATTTGTAGAAAAACTGGCCAGCAAAAAGTCTGATTTTGTAACGATTAATATTACCAATCAAACAGTAAGTATTGTTGGTAATACAGCCATTGTCCGTCATCATTTTTATGCAACGACTGCTGATGCCGGAAAAGCACCAGGAGATGTGACGCTGGATATCTTATTGGTTTGGGTAAAAGTAAAAAATGACTGGAAGCTATTGGCGAGACAGGCGGTTAAGGCGGTGAATGCTGAAAAGAACAAATAAATTTTCAAATTATCATAAAAAAATTCGCAAAGCTGTCTTTGCGAATTTTTATTTTGAAGTGGTCATTTTTTTAACTCAAAGTTTTATTTATCATACTGCCTATGTAAGTGAGCAAAGAATGGAATCAATAAATTGATTCTAATAAAGCTAACTTCATCAGCAACTTTGTTGCAATACTTTGCTTCCTTAAATAATGCATTTTACTATTTTAAATCTTCGTTTAAAAATATTTTGGAATCCGCAAACAGAATTTTACATTTTGACTAAAGTCAATAAGAATCTGTTACAATGAAAAACGGGCTAAAGCCCGTTCCAATTGAATATTAATATAACCTTAAAGATTTTATTTCACTCTGAAGTTTTGCAAATCTTCCGGTTTTTCACAGCAAACCTGTTCCATCACCTGTCTGAACTGCATTTTAAGCATTTCAATAATATGGTCACCGCCTTTGTCACCTAAAGCTCCTATTGCATACATGAAAGTCCTTCCCATAAAGGTAAATTCAGCACCACAACTTAAAGCGCGGGCAACATCCGGGCCGGTTCTTACACCACTGTCCATCATAATTTTGATCTGACCTTTATATTTTTCGCTGATTTCTTTCACTACAGCAATCGTAGATTCACCCGCATCAAGCTGTCTTCCGCCATGATTGGAAATAATCATTCCGTCGAAACCTAAACGAACTGCTTCTGCGACATCTTCGTCTGAAGCGACACCTTTAATGACTAATTTTCCTTTCCATTTGTCACGAATCGCCTTGATTCTGTCTGAATTCAATCTGCCGGAAAAGGTAGAATTCATAAACTGTCCTAGCTGTTTCACATTCATATTTTTATCCATATACTTATTCATCGTTGCAAAACTCGGAACACCATGTTTCAGCATCTCTAAACACCATTGCGGCTTTACCAAAGCCTGGGAAACATTTCGGAAATTAATTTGAGGCGGCATTGATAAGCCATTTCTTATTTCTTTTGCTCTGTATCCAAAAGTCGGAACATCAGCCAAAACAACAAGTACATCGTATCCGGAAGCTTCACAACGGTCGAGAATATCATCGCGCAGCCATTCTTCTTTCGGATGGTATAATTGATACCAGGCTTTTCCCTCTGTTAATTCGGAAATTCTTTCAAGACTGCTTGTTGTAACTGTACTTAATATGAAGGGAATATTATGTTTAAAAGCAGCTTTTGCCAAAATTTCGGGAGCATTGGGCCACATCAGTCCCTGTAACCCAACGGGAGAAATTCCGAAAGGCGCAGAATATTTTACTCCAAACAATTCAGTTTCCATGTTGGTTTCACTGTAATTATTCAGATAACGTGGACGAAGAAGAACTTCTCTTAGTTCGCTCGTATTTCTGTCCCGGTTTATGTTTTCATTGCAACCGCCATCCAGGTATTCGAAAGCGAAACGGGGCATTCTTTTTTTTGCCTTTTCGATTAAAAGTTCAAGCGAAGCGTAACGGGTATCAAATGGAAATGCCATGTTTTATAAATTAAGAATTAACGGTTGAAGCACTTTCATCTGATAATGCTGCTGTAAAAAAGTTTCGTCTATTTTTTTGTTCGAAATCACCATGGAAGCTCCCAATGCAGAACCCAGCGGAGAATGTGTAGACATCACATTGTAATGCTGAAAATGATGAGACATAAGCTTCATAAATACTTCATTATCAGTGAATCCGCCATCGATATAAATGTTTTCGATATCTGAATTTCCGATTGCATTTTTGATGGTATGAATCTGTAAATCCATCAGTTCTATCATTAATTGATGATATGCTTCTTCAAAAGTAGTGAATGATTTTAAATCTGTTTCACTGATCATTTTTCGTTTTAAAATAATTCCTTCAAAGCGAAAATAGATATTTTTATTTTTCATTAAGCGCAAATACAAACCCTGATCAAACTGCACTTCTCTGTGGAAACCATATTCTTTTCCGTAATAAGCACATAGTTTTTCAACCTGGATTTTGTATTCATTTCCCATGAAAAGACGGGATGCTTTTACACGTTTCCCATCAATTCGCATGTAATTCAGACAATTATTTTCTATATCTTCATCAATTAGGCTTTCATCATTAAAAGGATTTAACGAAATACTCCAGGTTCCCGTTGAGAGAAGTAAAAACGGTTCTTTTTTGCTTAAAATATAAGGTAATAACGCTGAAGAACTGTCGTGAATCCCAACACCGATTTTAATTTTTTTATTTCTGTAAGAAGTATTGATACTCGCAGAAGTCGGTACAATTGGTGGTAATAAAGCGTCTATTTCTTCTTCATACACCCAGTCGTGATAGTCAGCTTTGTCGTAATCCCACAAATTGGTGTGACAGCCTATTGAAGTAAATTCCGACACACAAATTCCGGTAAACAAATACGATAAATATTGAGGTAAATGAAGGCTGTGACGGATTTTTCTGAATATTTCCGGATGCTTATATTTCAGCCAGAATAATTGCAGACCTGAATTAAGCATTCCAGCCTGGGGTGATGCTGTTTCACGGGCAATTTTCTGTTTGCTTCCATGCTTTTCATAAAATAAATCAAGAATTTCCTCATCCATCGGTTTGGTGTAATTGTACAATGGAGTCAGAACATTTCCTTTCTGATCCAGATGCACAAAACTTGCTCCATATGTGGAAAAATTGATGGCTTTTACTTCATATTCTTCATGATCAAGAATGGCATTAAAATTATCTTTTATCCAATGCTGCAAGGCTGAAAGGTCTTCCGCAGGATAATTATCTTCATCAGTAATGAGTGGTAATTCTGTATATTCCCGGACAACTTCTTTATAATTCTTATCGAATAAAAAGAACTTTTTATTGGTCTTTCCAATATCAAATACAATGGTTACCTTTTTTTTAGACATTTCTGGGATGAATTTTTATTTTTTGTCATTGCAACAACGAAGCGGCAAAGCAATTTATTTTTTTTGTTTTAACACAAGTGACGCTACTATCTTCACAAATGTCACAATGCTGATTTGTGATATTTGATTCGTGTTTCAATAATTTTAAATTTAGTTATTGAAACACCATTAAGGAGTGTTCAGATGATACGATGAATTAAGAAAAAATCCACTTATTTCTTAAGCAGCAAAAAGCAAGATCCTACCTCCAAACACTTTCAACCTTAATGATAAAAATATAAGGATACATATAATAAAAATTTTCGATTGCACTCAAAAGTTGAAATTATCAATTTTAAAAAAGGGTTTTATAATCCCGTTGCTTTGGTTTCTAGGCCTCTTTCAATAATTAAATTTTCTCTCACCTTTAAACTCCTGTAAGCTGCGATCGGATCTAAAGCAGCACCTTTCTGCAATCTTGCAGCTCTTAATAATGGACGAACATCTGTTCTGTAGGCGTTTTGCAAAATATCCTGCGCACCAACGACATCATTATTCAGCTGAGCTGTTTTTAATGCTTTCTGATCAACCAAAAGTGCCTGTGCATAAGCAATTAGGATAGCTTCCAGAGACTGTAATAAATCTTCCAACGGATCTTTAATATTATGGCTTGCATCGATCATCCAGGCCGGATAAGGGTTTTGAGGATTATTTTCCATTCCGTATACCAATTCATTGAAAATCAAGAATAAAGCATAAGGCTTAATGGAACCTACCGTTAAGTCATCATCCCCATATTTGCTATCGTTGAAGTGGAAACCTCCTAATTTTCCTTTGTACATCAAGGTTGCAACAATCTGCTCAATATTGGTATTCGGTAGATGATGGCCTAAATCTACCAACGTATAAGCTCTCTCACCACAAGCATTTGCCAACATAAACGAAGTTCCCCAATCCTGAATGGTTGTTGAATAAAAATTCGGTTCGTAAGGCTTGTATTCAATGAAAAGTTTCCAGTCTTCAGGCATTTCTGCATAGATTTCTTTTAAACTTTTCTCTGTGTTTGACAATGCTGTCTGAAAATTCAATTGTCCCGGAAAACTTGCTCCGTCCGCCAGCCAAACCGTTAAGCTTTTTGAATCTAATTCTTTTCCTATCCTGATCACTTCTTTGTTGTGTTCTACGGCATAGGCTCTTGAATCTTCGTTCACAGCGTTCAAAGAACCGAATTTATAAGAGTGTTTAGCGCCTGCCTGATCCTGGAATGTATTAGAATTCATGGCATCTAAAACAAGTCCGTGAGATGCAGCTACTTCTTTAATGGCCTTCACATCAGTTGGAATATCCCATGGAATGTGTAATGAAACAGCTCCTGCAGAATGTGTTAAAGTATGAATTAAACCTACATCATCTAATTTTTGCTCTAAAGAAGAAGGCTCACCACCATAAGAAAATCTTCCAAAACGGGTTCCTCCCGCTCCTAAAGCCCAGCTCGGAATAGCCACCTGGAAATCAGCAATTTTGTTGACAATCTCAGCAACATTAGCTCCTGATTTTGTTAATTTATTTTGTAGAAAATCGAAATCTGTCGTAAAGTTTTCAATTTCTGTTTTGTTATATTGTTCAATGATATCTTTTCCTATAATCATGCTTTGATTTTTTGAATTGATTTATAGATACAAAAGCTTTTTATTTTTAAACACTTTAGAACACTTAAGCTTTTAAAAAGTTTAAATCAATGAAAATAAAAAGTCCATATAAGAAGAAAATCAAAGATTTTCAAAAAACTTAGGTGCTCTTTTTTACATTTTTATAGTTAACTTAATAAACTTAAGTGTCAAAAAACGCTTTTGTGGGTACTGTTTTTAATCTGTTATCTTGGGAAAGCATTTGCCATCCCTCCATCTACATTGATGATGTTTCCTGTGGTTTTATCTAAAATAGCAACGCATGCAAAAACTCCGTTTGCAATATCTTCAGGAAGGATAATTTCGTTTAATAAATTTCTCTTTGCGTAAAATGCAGGCAGTTCTTCAACAGAAATTCCGTTTGCTTTTGCACGGCCTTCTGCCCAGGATCCTTCCCAGATTTTACTCCCTACAATTACCCCGTCAGGATTTACAACATTTACTCGGATTTTATCTGTTGCCAACTCTGCTGCCAATAATCTTGTCATATGCTGTTGAGCAGCTTTTGCAGTTCCATATGCCACGTTATTTGGGCCGGCAACCAATCCGTTTTTACTTGCAATATTAATGATATCTCCTCCCAAGCCTTGCTTTTTCATGATCTCCACCCCATTTTTAACCATCAAAAACTGACCTTTCACCAAAACATTTTCCAATAAATCCCAGTCTTTTGTAGTGGTATCTTCCAAGGATTTGGAAATCGCCAAGCCAGCAGAATGAACAATGATATCTACTCCACCGAACGCTAAAACTGTGTCTTTAAAAGCATTAGCAATAGCCTCTTCATTGGTTACGTCACAAGTAACTGCTACAGCCTGATCCTTGCTGTATTTTTCTGTAACAGAATCTAAAGCTTCCTTATTCAGGTCTGTAAAAACAACGACTGCACCTTCCTGAATCATTTTGTCAGCAATAGCCTGCCCTATTCCACCTCCAGCTCCTGTAACAACAGCAATTTTTCTTGACAATGGCTTTTCTTTAGGCATTCTTTGCAGTTTCGCTTCTTCAAGCAGCCAATATTCAATATCAAAAGCTTCCTGTCTTGGTAATGAGGTATATTCTGAAATAGCCTCTGCTCCACGCATTACGTTGATTGCATTGACGTAAAATTCGCTAGCTACACGGGTAGTCTGTTTATCTTTTGAGAAACTGAACATTCCTACTCCCGGATAAATGATAATCACGGGATTCGGATCACGCATCGCAGGGCTGTTCGGGTGTTTACAGTTTTCGTAATATGCTTTGTACTCTTGTCTGTATTGTTGGAAAAGAGGAGTTAATTTTTCTAAAATAGCTTTAGAATCACTTAAATCTTCATTTTTATCTAGAGTTAAAACTAATGGTTGAATCTTAGTTCTTAAAAAGTGATCCGGACAGGAAGTTCCAAGTGGTGCTAAACGCTCCAAATCATTACTGTTTATATATTCCAGAACCACATCACTGTCTGTAAAGTGACCTATCATTCTGCTTTCGGAAGAAGCCAGACCACGTAACAACGGCATCAACTGAGCTGCTTTATTCTTGCGCTCATCAGCTTGAAGAGATTCTACTTTTTGACCACCGAAAACCTGTCCTTTTTCTTCGATTTTTCCAGCAATATATTCAGAAGCCATTTCGATAACTTCCAAGCTGTTGATGTAACATTCATAAGAAGTATCACCCCAGGTAAA of the Chryseobacterium viscerum genome contains:
- a CDS encoding twin-arginine translocation signal domain-containing protein, whose protein sequence is MDKPRHFTRRDFLQTSALGITAGVLGLSFTGSSSDKPYFGLKPIGRTFSLENYYIWCNSPIWGEDGKVHLFYSRWKKEKGMGGWLNGSEICRAEADSPYDEFKHKQIILTPRGGEFWDATTCHNPLITKVKDEYYLFYMGNQNGKTNTKRIGLATSKSLDGDWARPQKPLLLPGEKGAWDDHCTTNPAFIKGNDGKFWLFYKSWNTEEYENQKGPVRGNRKYGLAKADHPSGPYEKMKKNPVIDFSLQPDNAQLEDAFIWKQHGKFHIVARDMGFFNHEYGLHLTSRDGLNWSKPKIAYLDMKSYIKEPVPSSHLKRFGRLERPMILMDKDGITPKFLFGATQGGKFETSTSFVFEITSTTI
- a CDS encoding winged helix-turn-helix domain-containing protein, with amino-acid sequence MAETFEIIINEHSRVPKYKQIVDSILNGIDSGEIKIGEKIPSINELSESCFLSRDTVEKAYKELRKRQIIESVKGKGYYISRINKNDVINIFFLINKPSTYKMMIYNYFVNAIGTKGNIEMYIYHCDETLFINSLKKNLGGFDYYVIMPHFRDEQSKHTSSTQQVLDMIEQIPKNKLLLLDNTKPNISGEYGSIFQDFEHDIYNALKEGLDKIKKYEKIILVYPDKSIHPYPFRIVRGFEKFCKDFTLDYEILDEIYPDMELQDKDIFITIRERDLVNLVKQIRQKNLELGKDIGIISYNETPLKELLGITVITTDFKAMGESAAYMILKNKKESVNNVFKFIQRDSL
- a CDS encoding nuclear transport factor 2 family protein: MIKKLIFAIGFMMAISISAQKISDKEAVNAVAEKFRLAMISGEKSDLESLILPELTYGHSGGHIDDAREFVEKLASKKSDFVTINITNQTVSIVGNTAIVRHHFYATTADAGKAPGDVTLDILLVWVKVKNDWKLLARQAVKAVNAEKNK
- a CDS encoding alpha-hydroxy acid oxidase, whose product is MAFPFDTRYASLELLIEKAKKRMPRFAFEYLDGGCNENINRDRNTSELREVLLRPRYLNNYSETNMETELFGVKYSAPFGISPVGLQGLMWPNAPEILAKAAFKHNIPFILSTVTTSSLERISELTEGKAWYQLYHPKEEWLRDDILDRCEASGYDVLVVLADVPTFGYRAKEIRNGLSMPPQINFRNVSQALVKPQWCLEMLKHGVPSFATMNKYMDKNMNVKQLGQFMNSTFSGRLNSDRIKAIRDKWKGKLVIKGVASDEDVAEAVRLGFDGMIISNHGGRQLDAGESTIAVVKEISEKYKGQIKIMMDSGVRTGPDVARALSCGAEFTFMGRTFMYAIGALGDKGGDHIIEMLKMQFRQVMEQVCCEKPEDLQNFRVK
- a CDS encoding FGGY-family carbohydrate kinase, which produces MSKKKVTIVFDIGKTNKKFFLFDKNYKEVVREYTELPLITDEDNYPAEDLSALQHWIKDNFNAILDHEEYEVKAINFSTYGASFVHLDQKGNVLTPLYNYTKPMDEEILDLFYEKHGSKQKIARETASPQAGMLNSGLQLFWLKYKHPEIFRKIRHSLHLPQYLSYLFTGICVSEFTSIGCHTNLWDYDKADYHDWVYEEEIDALLPPIVPTSASINTSYRNKKIKIGVGIHDSSSALLPYILSKKEPFLLLSTGTWSISLNPFNDESLIDEDIENNCLNYMRIDGKRVKASRLFMGNEYKIQVEKLCAYYGKEYGFHREVQFDQGLYLRLMKNKNIYFRFEGIILKRKMISETDLKSFTTFEEAYHQLMIELMDLQIHTIKNAIGNSDIENIYIDGGFTDNEVFMKLMSHHFQHYNVMSTHSPLGSALGASMVISNKKIDETFLQQHYQMKVLQPLILNL
- a CDS encoding TIM barrel protein, with protein sequence MIIGKDIIEQYNKTEIENFTTDFDFLQNKLTKSGANVAEIVNKIADFQVAIPSWALGAGGTRFGRFSYGGEPSSLEQKLDDVGLIHTLTHSAGAVSLHIPWDIPTDVKAIKEVAASHGLVLDAMNSNTFQDQAGAKHSYKFGSLNAVNEDSRAYAVEHNKEVIRIGKELDSKSLTVWLADGASFPGQLNFQTALSNTEKSLKEIYAEMPEDWKLFIEYKPYEPNFYSTTIQDWGTSFMLANACGERAYTLVDLGHHLPNTNIEQIVATLMYKGKLGGFHFNDSKYGDDDLTVGSIKPYALFLIFNELVYGMENNPQNPYPAWMIDASHNIKDPLEDLLQSLEAILIAYAQALLVDQKALKTAQLNNDVVGAQDILQNAYRTDVRPLLRAARLQKGAALDPIAAYRSLKVRENLIIERGLETKATGL
- a CDS encoding bifunctional aldolase/short-chain dehydrogenase; translated protein: MEKVKTFKYVDYLWDESKAASFGNDQVALFLYRSNILGADLRITNYGGGNTSCKTIEKDPLTNEDVEVMWVKGSGGDIGTLTRKGIAGLYTERLRNLKNVYQGLADEDRMVGLFNHCIFDLDSKAPSIDTPLHGLLPFKHIDHLHPDALIAVAAAKDSEKITKEIWGDTMGWVPWQRPGFDLGLQLEKCLNDNPGIRGIVLGSHGLFTWGDTSYECYINSLEVIEMASEYIAGKIEEKGQVFGGQKVESLQADERKNKAAQLMPLLRGLASSESRMIGHFTDSDVVLEYINSNDLERLAPLGTSCPDHFLRTKIQPLVLTLDKNEDLSDSKAILEKLTPLFQQYRQEYKAYYENCKHPNSPAMRDPNPVIIIYPGVGMFSFSKDKQTTRVASEFYVNAINVMRGAEAISEYTSLPRQEAFDIEYWLLEEAKLQRMPKEKPLSRKIAVVTGAGGGIGQAIADKMIQEGAVVVFTDLNKEALDSVTEKYSKDQAVAVTCDVTNEEAIANAFKDTVLAFGGVDIIVHSAGLAISKSLEDTTTKDWDLLENVLVKGQFLMVKNGVEIMKKQGLGGDIINIASKNGLVAGPNNVAYGTAKAAQQHMTRLLAAELATDKIRVNVVNPDGVIVGSKIWEGSWAEGRAKANGISVEELPAFYAKRNLLNEIILPEDIANGVFACVAILDKTTGNIINVDGGMANAFPR